DNA from Leptolyngbya iicbica LK:
TTTTAAGTTTCGAGCGACTCGGGTCGGCAAAGACACCTTCCTAGCGCAGATTGTCCAGTTGGTACAGCAAGCGCAAGGCTCCAAAGCGCCGATTCAACGACTCGCCGATCGCGTCACTAGCTGGTTTGTTCCGGCGGTGATGGCGATCGCGATTCTCACCTTTGTGATCTGGTTCAACGTCATGGGCAACGTCAGCATGGCCTTGATTACCACTGTGGGTGTACTCATTCTCGCTTGTCCTTGTGCATTAGGACTGGCGACTCCCACCTCCATCATGGTGGGCACGGGTAAAGGAGCTGAAAACGGCATCTTAATCAAAGGGGCTGACAGCCTGGAACTGGCCCACAAGATTCAAACCATCGTGCTGGATAAAACCGGCACTGTGACCCAGGGCAAACCAACCGTCACCGACTACCTCACCGTCAGAGGTACCGCCAATGGCAATGAACTGGCGCTGTTAAAGTTAGCCGGTTCTCTGGAACAAAACTCCGAGCACCCGCTGGCCGAAGCGGTGGTGCAGTATGCCCAAGACCAGGAAGTGAGACTGGTCGAACCGGCAGACTTTGAGGCGGTCGCCGGGAGCGGCGTGGCGGGCCAGGTTGAAGGGCACCAAGTCCAGATCGGCACCTATCGCTGGATGCATGAACTCGGGATTGATACTCAGCCCTTAAAAGACAACTGGGATCGGCTGGAGCAGGGAGGCAAAACCGCCGTCTGGCTGGCGGTCGATGGTCAGGTAGAAGCCATTATGGGCATTGCCGATGCCGTCAAGCCCTCTTCCGTAAGTGCCATTCGTGCCCTGCAAAAAATGGGGTTAGAAGTGGTGATGCTGACGGGTGACAACCGCCGCACCGCCGAGGTGATTGCCCGCGAAGTCAACATTCAACGGGTCATGGCGGAAGTGCGGCCTGACCAAAAAGCGGATCAGATCGTCAAGCTACAGCAGGAGGGCAAGCTGGTCGCGATGGTGGGTGACGGCATCAATGACGCACCGGCGCTGGCCCAGGCTGATGTGGGCATGGCGATTGGTACGGGGACTGATGTGGCGATCGCCGCGAGCGATATTACGCTCATCTCTGGCGACCTGAGAGGCATTGTCACGGCCATCCAGCTTTCCCACGCCACCATTAGCAACATTCGCCAAAATCTATTCTTTGCCTTCGTCTACAACGTGGCCGGGATTCCCATTGCGGCAGGCATCCTCTACCCGTTCTTGGGCTGGCTACTGAATCCGATTATTGCGGGAGCCGCGATGGCCTTTAGCTCAGTGTCTGTTGTCACGAACGCCCTGAGACTCCGCAACTTCCATCCCAAAGTTCAAGCCTAAGAAACTGACGACTCGTTCCGTTCACCCCTTCACCCACCCATCCACTCATCTACCCATCGACCCATCCACCCATCCACCCATCCACCATGACCTACCCCCTCCCCTTCCTCACCCTGCTCGTCGGATTTGGCTTTTTACTCGGAGCAATTTCCGGCATCGTGGGCAACTTACTCATCTTTGGTATGGCTGGCTAGCAAGCAGGAGTTTTTATGCGGCGTTATCGAAAATTTACTCTGAGCAGTTTGGCGGCTTTAGGGCTGCTGATCGCCATGGCCACAACTTCCCCGGCTCAAACGACCCATGAGGCGGCGGCAGAATCCGGCAGTGGATTTCGCCGCATTGAGCAGCCCCTATGGACTAAGGCCCTCGTAACGACAGCTGGTTTAGGGCTTATCGGACTAGAGCTTTGGTGGTTTCTCTTGAGCCAATCTAAAACCGGCAAAGCGAAAACTCAGAACGGGGTGCAAGAAGTCACCGTCACCGTGGATGGCGGCTATGAGCCCAGCCAAATTGTGGTTCAGGCTGGGCTCCCGGTGCGGCTTAACTTCCATCGGCTCGACCCCAGTAGTTGTTTAGAAGAAGTTCGCTTTCCTGACTTTCGCATCGCGAAAGCGCTCCCGGTCAATCAGACGACCGCGATCGAGTTCACCCCGAGTGAGCCAGGACGCTATGAGTTTGCCTGTGGGATGAACATGTTCCGAGGCACTGTTGAGGCCGTGGAGGCTTCTCTCATAGACCAATCTGCTGATTTGGCCACTGCTGCCAAATCGACTTGATTTCGGCATTAACCTGCCGACTTTGCCGTTTCCATCTCCAGTGTGACTGCAGCTCTTATGACATTTATGACTACGATGAGGCGACGAGACTTTTTGGGGCTAAGCCTGGGAACCACCGGGGCACTGTTGCTTTCTCAATGCTCCCGTGGTTCGTCACCATCTGCCGCGCCAGGTTCACCTTTGGCCCAGGCTAAGGTTCACAGCAGCGAAGGCGGATTGCTCAGCTTTGACCTAGTGGCTGAAGCGCAGCGGGTGAAGCTAGGTGATCGCGATGCTAACCTGCTGACCTATAACGGACAGGTTCCGGGGCCTCGGTTAGAGGCCAAACCTGGAGATACGGTCCAGATTCGCTTTACCAATCGGCTGAACCAGCCGACTAACCTGCACTATCACGGGCTCCACATTCCGCCGACGGGCACTGGCGATAATGTCTTCCTCGAAATTCCGCCCGGCGAAAGTCACACCTATGAATTCCAGATTCCGCCCAACCATCCAGCCGGAACATTTTGGTATCACCCTCACTATCACGGCCTAGTTGCCGAGCAGTTGTTTGGTGGGCTGGCTGGACTCTTCATTGTGCGGGGAGACCTGGATGAGGTTCCTGAAATCAAAACCGCCCAGGAAGAATTCTTGGTGCTCAAAGACTATGCCCTAGACCGCAGCGGCAATATTCCTGACCCTGGCCACATGGCCCAGATGACGGGGCGCATTGGCGATCTGCTCACGGTCAATGGGCGGTTCAATCCGACTCTAGAGATTCCGCAGGGGGGACTGCTGCGACTGCGGCTGCTGAATGCGTCAACGTCCCGATTTTTTGCCCTGTCGTTGGAAGATCATCCCTTTTATCTGATTGCCACGGATGGCGGCGCGATCGCGGCTCCCGTTGAGATGAATGAGCTGGTGCTGGCTCCGGGGGAGCGGGTAGAGGTATTGGTGCAGGGAGATCGTGAACCCGGACAGTATCGCCTCGTCAATCAGCCGTTCAATCCTGCGCAGGGCATGATGGGACGCGGCATGATGGGTGGCGGCAGCATGGGTGGTGGCATGATGGGCGGTTCGCAGCGTCAGAGCACGACTGAAACCATCGCCACTCTGACCTACAACGGCACCACCGAACCGCTGCCGCTACCGGATCAACTGATTGCGATTGAACCACTACCTGAAACTCAGACGACTCGTCAATTTTCCCTTAATCACGGCATGGGCACGGGTATGGGCATGGTGTTTCTAATCAACGGCCAAGCCTTTGACCATAACCGCATTGATACCCAAGTGCGTCTCAACACGGTAGAAGACTGGGAAATCGTCAACACTGGCACGATGGCCCATCCCTTCCATGTCCATACCAACAAGTTTCAGGTGATTAGCCACAACGGCCAGCCTGTTCCTTACGCCGCCTGGAAAGATGTGGTGTCAGTGAGCCCCGGCGAAAGCGTTCGTCTCCGGATGTCTTTTCGCGACTATGTGGGCAAAACCGTCTACCACTGCCATGTCTTGGATCACGAAGACCGAGGCATGATGGGGATTCTGGATATTCAGCCAGCCTAAAATTTTTGAAGGAGGGAATCACTATGCTGAAGCAATTTGTGAAGCGCCTACGGTTGCGATCTCCGATGGTACTGGGCCTGCTGTTTTGCCTTGGCATCTTAGTCGCGGTTGCGATCGCTCCGTTTTGGACAAACTTTCCCGCCTTTACACTCTACGCCTTACTGCTGCTCTGCCCTTTAATGCATCTTTTCTTGCATGGTCGAATGCACTCTCACCATAACCACAGCTCATCAGACCCAAGCCCTGAGAAAGAGCAATGACACGAAAATGGCGGAAGCGCTTCAAACGACTACTGCAGCGACATAACTTCACGGCGATCGGTGTCTTGTTACTGTCGCTCTTAGTCTACGCCGTCATTTCTACTCAGGGCAAGACTAACCTATTGACGCCTCAAGGCTTGCAGCAAGCGGTTTCTGATACGGGACTCTGGGGGATTCTCGTCTACATTGCTGTGATCACTTTAGCTGTCGTGATCAGCCCCATTCCTGGAGCACCTTTAACGGTTGCCGCTGGAGCCATTTGGGGAGCCATTCCAGCCGGTATCTACAGCGTCATTGGAGGCTTTTTAGGCGGTCTCATTGCCTACTTTATCGGTCTCACGTTAGGACGTTCTGCCGTTCAGGCGCTCACAGGAAAGGCCATTTATTTTTCTAAGGCGCGAGGAGAATGGCTAATCGGGGGCTTCATCTTTGTCACGCGACTGCTGCCGGTGCTGTCGTTCGATTTGATTAGTTATGGTGCAGGATTATCTGGATTATCCTTGCCCGTTTACGCTCCCACCACCCTGCTAGGCATGATCCCATCCACTTTGCTGCTGACATATATGGGGCAAGCATTCACTATCGGCTTGCCGTTGGGTATTGCGCTTTCAATGGTATTTCTCATGCTGCTGGTATTGCTGCCCTGGGGCATTCGTCGTTACAACTGGTTAGGTTTGCGCGATATGATTCGGGTCGAGTAACTATCACAATGAAGCGTCGTCAATTCTTAAGCCTCATGGCCGCTGTATCGAGTGCACCGTTATTTTTCCGCTGTGCTCCCAACCAAAGTAATCCCCTCCGCCGCATTGTTAGCACCGACGGATTACTAGAACTCTCCCTCAAGGCTCAATCAGGGAAACCCGCGATCGCTGGAAAAGCATTTCAGTTACTCACCTACAACGGTCAAGTTCCAGCCCCCATCCTTGAAGCGAATGCTGGTGATACCGTCCGTTTAGCCCTGACCAATCAACTGGATGCCCCCACTAATCTCCACTACCACGGCCTCCACATCTCACCTCAAATCGACGATGTCTTTCGCGAGGTTGCTCCTGGTGAAAGCTACACCTACGAATTCCAGATTCCCCAGAATCACCCGGCGATCACGGGTTGGTACCACCCCCACTATCACCTCAATGTTGCCTCACAAGTGTTTGGTGGACTGGCTGGGCCACTGATTATTCGCGGTGACCTAGATGACGTTCCTGAGTTACGTCAGGCGGCAGAGGCTCTATTGATGCTGCAAGACTTCGACCCTCAAAATACACTGCGTGAGCCCCATGCCCTCGGTAAAAGATGGGGCCGTGAGGGGTCCCTCCTGACAGCGAGTGGACAGCAAAATCCCGTCATTAAGCTGCCCCAGAATGGCTTGCTGCGATTGAGGCTTATCAATGCCTCCGCTTCACGGATTTACCAGCTCCAGTTACCAGAGCATCCCTGGTTTTTAATCGCGACCGACCGAGGCGCGATCGCTGAACCGACAGAACTCGATACGCTACAACTATCACCGGGCGAACGCGCCGATCTATTGATTCCCGGTCAACGGGACCCCAAAGACTATGAAATTTTGAGTCTCCCTTACGATCGCGGCATCGCCAACATCGTGGAGTCCTTAGGCGATGAGGTTGAACAGATATCAGGAGTCGTGCCGCCGACCCAAGCGGTCATGGCGACCCTGCGGTATCAACCGAGCGATCGCGTTTCGCCCTTACCCATGCCCCAAAAGCTAATTCCCGTTGCTCCCCTGCCTGCACCGCAGACAACTCGCGAGTTCGTGCTCAATCACGGTATCGATTCGACAGCAGGGTCTACGGGCTTCATTATCAACGGTCAATCCTTCGTCATGGATCGGGTCAATACTCAGGTTCGCCTCAACCAAGTCGAGGACTGGCGCATTATCAACCAAGCCAGCATGGACCATCCCTTTCACCTACATACCAACCGTTTTCAAGTCATCGAACGGAACGGTCAGCCCGAGACGCTGCTGACTTGGAAAGACACAGTCGGACTCAAAGGCTATGAAACAGTCACCATTCGAGTCCGCTTTGAGGATTTCATCGGGCGCACTGTGTATCACTGCCACATCCTCGATCATGAAGACCAAGGCATGATGGGAATTCTCGATATTCAGCCAGCGTAGGGAGATTAGCCTAATAAGACCAACTACTCCAGGCATCGTCTCTATTCCTCAGAGATTGGCTGAGAGAATATGTCCAAACTATGGCAGCGATCGCCGTTCGCGTCATGTCTAAAGGCATAAAGAGCGAGTCTGACCACTGTTGAATCACCGGCTCCGGCAGGATTGGAATCGCGCCTATCCCTTTACGGTTTCTTCGATTAACCGTAACTGTGGTCTCCTAAACTTTAGATAGGCAGTATTTTGCAGCATTTTTCGCCCATCGCTCCGAGTGAAGGCATAGGTTTCGGGCAGATCACTATCATCTATCAGACTGAAATTCTTTAAAGCTTGAACCTCGACACCAAACACATCTATAGTACCGAGGATTTTCTCTCTCAGCTCCGCCGAGTGCCACAAATGGTCGTTGAGTTCAGGCACTGATATGAACTCAAATTGCCAGGCAAAAAAGCGATAGGTGGGGATACGGCAGGGGACATATTGGCTATCGTCTTTGCCACAGTCGTATTCTCTCATCGTCCAAGCATTGCGGATTTTGGGGGCGTGGCGCTTTCGAGCAGATCGATCAACTAGGTAAAGGTCATTAACAGTCACGAGAATCATCAGGCAACGAGTCTCATCCTGTGCAGCGTACTCACCCAGCACAACGGCTCTCACGTCAGGAAAGAGTTGGGTAGGTTTGTTCAGAGCCTTTAGAAGCCGTTTAATTTCACGAAAGACTTGCGGCTCTTTAGGTAAATATTGCTTGACCTTTTGACCGTTCAACTCGGGTGCAAACTGTGAAATGTAGATCTGCTCTTGCTCGTCTAACCGGGCTAGGGGCACGGGTTGCCAATAGATGCGCTGGCCCAACTTCCGATGAGCGCGGCTGAGTTGAGGGTAACGGTGATGACCTTTGCCCATCCAGCGAGCTTTGAGGTCAATCGCTTGGCCCACATACCAAACAGTCTGCTCCCCATCCGCGATGACGTAGATACCCGACGCAGAGGGCAACTGCGATCGTTCCGACAATGGCACACTTTCCCAATTCTGCCATTCAGCCATTTTTGTGACTTACGACTGTATCGATATTCTTATAAATGCCCACCTTCAGCTAAATGCCTACCTTCGGAGATCGAGATTCCATTAACTACTGGACCGAGCATATAAACATTTCCCAGCATGATTTTGAGGTGAATATCGTGACTGTATTCATGCCGCAGTTTAGGCAGAGTAGCAGGCCGACTCCCGTGTTGATGAAACATTAAGAGGTTCTTTTCCGAAATCTCCTAAAGCTCTTGCTGGGCAAGATTCACCCATCTATGTTCTTTTTTCCGAGGACGATCGAGAATTCCTGGGATTCTTGAGTTTTCTACACTGCTCGGATGGAGAAAGTCGCGTGGATTTTCGTTTGTTTGGGATCTTTCAGTTCGTAGAATTAACCGATCTAGATTTTCAGAAGCATACAGCCTCAAGTCATGCTTCACTCGACTCACCGTCACATAAAAACTCTCCCGCCCCACATGCTGATCTAAAGTTCCAATCACCCGCTCCGCTGACTTACCTTGGGCACCGTAGGTCGTGCTGACCAGCGCATAGTCGAGGTGTGCCAACTCCGAACCGCTCAGGCTTTCCGTTTTCCCACTGTCGTAGCGGATCAAAACCTGTCCATCCTCAACGCCGTAAACCTCAAACTCCTGCCCATTGCGGCGACCCTGTTTGCCTTGGTTCTTCGTCCACTTCAGACGAGTATCCTGCGGATAGGCTCCGCCAACGCCCACACCAGTTGGCGACCGATGATTCTTTGTCCATTTGAGACGATCGCCTACCGCCACCTCCATCTCCTCCATCCTATACACCGACTTCTTCCTAACCCTAGCCGGATCAACCTGCACCGCAGGCTCAGTCTCAGCCCGCAGAGTCAGCCCATTCTGCTGCACATCCACCGCAATCACCTCGTACCGCTGTCCCCGCTCCAACCCCCATCGCTTGTAACTGGCATGGGGAATCAGCACATCCCCGATCTGAAAGTGGTGGGCATACTCCATCTGCACCGTCGTCAAGTCCTTGGCCTTGAGCCGCTGCATGAGAGTGCCCTGGCCTAACTGCCCCTCTGACTTCAGGCTTTTCCGAATTGCTTGAGTGATGGCCAATCGCTCCCGGTTCGTCCCTGCCAGTAGTAACGTTTTCCGCCGTTCCTCTGGCGTCAGAGCCAGATAGTCACGGGCGATCGCCTGTGACCTCGCCTCCTCACTACTGACCTGATGAATGTATGGCTTCAGTTGATGAATCCCCTCCGTGATCTTGCCCGCTGCAATCAGGTCTACCCCAGCCTTAATCTGCTGATGCTTCTGCC
Protein-coding regions in this window:
- a CDS encoding heavy metal translocating P-type ATPase: METQTFKLKGMSCAACASNIEAAIQTVPGVETCSVNFGAEQAVVTYNPRQVSTADIQSTVDSAGYAAQPVSDNPLTADDDAERLERAARDRELTRKVIFSLIIGSVLMVGALPMMTGLDIPLIPAWSHNPWLQLVLTLPVMVWAGSDFFINAWKALKHHSATMDTLVAVGTGTAYLYSLFPTLYPQWFLDQGLRPDVYFEIAAIIIALILLGNLLENRAKGQTSEAIRKLMGLQAKTARVIRDGQTLDIPITDVVVADVILVRPGEKVPVDGEIIEGSSTLDEAMVTGESIPVQKQVGDEVIGATLNKTGSFKFRATRVGKDTFLAQIVQLVQQAQGSKAPIQRLADRVTSWFVPAVMAIAILTFVIWFNVMGNVSMALITTVGVLILACPCALGLATPTSIMVGTGKGAENGILIKGADSLELAHKIQTIVLDKTGTVTQGKPTVTDYLTVRGTANGNELALLKLAGSLEQNSEHPLAEAVVQYAQDQEVRLVEPADFEAVAGSGVAGQVEGHQVQIGTYRWMHELGIDTQPLKDNWDRLEQGGKTAVWLAVDGQVEAIMGIADAVKPSSVSAIRALQKMGLEVVMLTGDNRRTAEVIAREVNIQRVMAEVRPDQKADQIVKLQQEGKLVAMVGDGINDAPALAQADVGMAIGTGTDVAIAASDITLISGDLRGIVTAIQLSHATISNIRQNLFFAFVYNVAGIPIAAGILYPFLGWLLNPIIAGAAMAFSSVSVVTNALRLRNFHPKVQA
- a CDS encoding cupredoxin domain-containing protein; this translates as MRRYRKFTLSSLAALGLLIAMATTSPAQTTHEAAAESGSGFRRIEQPLWTKALVTTAGLGLIGLELWWFLLSQSKTGKAKTQNGVQEVTVTVDGGYEPSQIVVQAGLPVRLNFHRLDPSSCLEEVRFPDFRIAKALPVNQTTAIEFTPSEPGRYEFACGMNMFRGTVEAVEASLIDQSADLATAAKST
- a CDS encoding multicopper oxidase family protein, whose protein sequence is MAQAKVHSSEGGLLSFDLVAEAQRVKLGDRDANLLTYNGQVPGPRLEAKPGDTVQIRFTNRLNQPTNLHYHGLHIPPTGTGDNVFLEIPPGESHTYEFQIPPNHPAGTFWYHPHYHGLVAEQLFGGLAGLFIVRGDLDEVPEIKTAQEEFLVLKDYALDRSGNIPDPGHMAQMTGRIGDLLTVNGRFNPTLEIPQGGLLRLRLLNASTSRFFALSLEDHPFYLIATDGGAIAAPVEMNELVLAPGERVEVLVQGDREPGQYRLVNQPFNPAQGMMGRGMMGGGSMGGGMMGGSQRQSTTETIATLTYNGTTEPLPLPDQLIAIEPLPETQTTRQFSLNHGMGTGMGMVFLINGQAFDHNRIDTQVRLNTVEDWEIVNTGTMAHPFHVHTNKFQVISHNGQPVPYAAWKDVVSVSPGESVRLRMSFRDYVGKTVYHCHVLDHEDRGMMGILDIQPA
- a CDS encoding DUF2933 domain-containing protein, with amino-acid sequence MLKQFVKRLRLRSPMVLGLLFCLGILVAVAIAPFWTNFPAFTLYALLLLCPLMHLFLHGRMHSHHNHSSSDPSPEKEQ
- a CDS encoding TVP38/TMEM64 family protein, which encodes MTRKWRKRFKRLLQRHNFTAIGVLLLSLLVYAVISTQGKTNLLTPQGLQQAVSDTGLWGILVYIAVITLAVVISPIPGAPLTVAAGAIWGAIPAGIYSVIGGFLGGLIAYFIGLTLGRSAVQALTGKAIYFSKARGEWLIGGFIFVTRLLPVLSFDLISYGAGLSGLSLPVYAPTTLLGMIPSTLLLTYMGQAFTIGLPLGIALSMVFLMLLVLLPWGIRRYNWLGLRDMIRVE
- a CDS encoding multicopper oxidase family protein translates to MKRRQFLSLMAAVSSAPLFFRCAPNQSNPLRRIVSTDGLLELSLKAQSGKPAIAGKAFQLLTYNGQVPAPILEANAGDTVRLALTNQLDAPTNLHYHGLHISPQIDDVFREVAPGESYTYEFQIPQNHPAITGWYHPHYHLNVASQVFGGLAGPLIIRGDLDDVPELRQAAEALLMLQDFDPQNTLREPHALGKRWGREGSLLTASGQQNPVIKLPQNGLLRLRLINASASRIYQLQLPEHPWFLIATDRGAIAEPTELDTLQLSPGERADLLIPGQRDPKDYEILSLPYDRGIANIVESLGDEVEQISGVVPPTQAVMATLRYQPSDRVSPLPMPQKLIPVAPLPAPQTTREFVLNHGIDSTAGSTGFIINGQSFVMDRVNTQVRLNQVEDWRIINQASMDHPFHLHTNRFQVIERNGQPETLLTWKDTVGLKGYETVTIRVRFEDFIGRTVYHCHILDHEDQGMMGILDIQPA
- a CDS encoding GIY-YIG nuclease family protein; translation: MPLSERSQLPSASGIYVIADGEQTVWYVGQAIDLKARWMGKGHHRYPQLSRAHRKLGQRIYWQPVPLARLDEQEQIYISQFAPELNGQKVKQYLPKEPQVFREIKRLLKALNKPTQLFPDVRAVVLGEYAAQDETRCLMILVTVNDLYLVDRSARKRHAPKIRNAWTMREYDCGKDDSQYVPCRIPTYRFFAWQFEFISVPELNDHLWHSAELREKILGTIDVFGVEVQALKNFSLIDDSDLPETYAFTRSDGRKMLQNTAYLKFRRPQLRLIEETVKG